The following is a genomic window from Flavobacterium crassostreae.
CAATATTGAGTTGGGTTTGCACTCGTATGCACATAATAAATATGCGGCTATGTCCGAGGCCGAAATTATGCAGGATTTTGAAAAATGTTTTGCAACAATAGCACAAAACAAACTAAAGGTAGCTCCAATTTTGGCATATCCGTATGGCAATTATCCTAAAAAAGACCCTCAAAAAACGCGTTTTGTATCGATATTAAAACAGCATTCTATTGCATTTGGTTTACGAATTGGAAATAAGCGCAATAGATTTCCGTTCCAAAATCCTTACGAAATAACCCGTATTGATATTAAAGGCCAAGATAGTCTCTTGCGTTTTAAGCTAAAATTGCGCTTTGGAAAACTAAAATTATTTTAGATTTCTTTGTATTAAAATTAGCTTCACATACCTAGAAAAAACGCCATACGCATTTATGCTGGCTAAGGCCAAACCAGGAATGCCGTCCATGAAACCTCTTTTTAGAATATACGAAGAAAAGAAACGGTATAAAGGTTTGAACATTAAATGAAAATAAGTGGTTTTTTTGCCTCTTTTGTACGACGTATTTGCTTGGTACCAAGCGTAAGAATCTTTTTTTTGTAATAAAGCAAACAATCCTTTATAGGTATAATGGATCATAAAGTTTTGGAGTGTTCCAGTGCTTCCTTCTACGTGGAGTTTTTCATGGACATCTCCGCTAAACCGAATGTTTTTGTTTTTTACCAATCGTGTTACCCGATCTACTTTATGGTACAAAAAACGGTTCATATAAAAGTGCGGAAAACGGAGCTTGTATCCTGCGTGTTGGGCTGTGTTTAGTACCGAAAGAATTTCTAATTTTAGTTTTTGACTCACCCGTTCGTCTGCATCTATAAATAAAATCCAGTCTCCTGTAGCAGTTGCTATGGCGTGGTTTTTTTGATTAGAAAAAGTGTCAAATTTGCGCTCCAGAACAACACAGCCCAAATGGATTGCTTTTTCTTTGGTGCCATCAGAGCTAAAGGAGTCTACTACGATTATTTGATCCGCAAATCCTACGGATTTAACGGCATCTTCAATGTAGTCTATCTCATTATAAGTTGGAATTATTACCGAAAGTGTACTCATTATTTTTTTTAAACTAAAAGCTAAATTAACAAATTTAGGCTATCTTTGCGTTATTATGCAAAAGAATATTTCAGTTATTATAAGTACATACAATTCGGCGGAATGGCTCAAAAAAGTTATTTGGGGCTACAACACACAAACCTACCGTAATTTTGAAATGGTTATTGCTGATGATGGTTCCCGCCAGGAAACTAAAGATTTAATTGAAGATTTAAAAAAAGAAGTTTTTTTTCCAATTATACATGTGTGGCATCCAGATAATGGTTTTCAAAAATCACAAATCCTAAACAAAGCTATTTTGGCCTGTACGACAGATTATATTATGATGTCTGATGGAGATTGTATTCCGCGTTCGGATTTTGTCGAACAACATATAAAATTTAGAGAAGAAGGCTTTTTCTTGTCTGGCGGATATCATAAATTACCGATGGCGCTCTCGGAGAGTATTACTCAAGAAAACATCTATTCGGGCCAGTGTTTCTCGGTTTCTTGGTTAAAGAAAAACGGTATGAAAGCCTCTTTCAAAAACAATAAGATACACGCCAAAGGCCTTTTTAGTACTATTTCTAATTTTTTGACTCCAACTACACCAAGCTGGAACGGGCACAATGCTTCTGGTTGGAAACAAGACTTGCTTGCTATTAATGGTTTTGATGAAAGAATGCAATACGGAGGACAAGATAGAGAGCTAGGAGAGAGGTTGGTCAATTACGGAATTAAGCCCAAACAAATACGCTACAGTACGGTTTGTTTGCATTTGGACCACCCACGTGGGTATGCTACTCCAGAATCTATACATAAGAATAAAAACATTCGGAAAGAAACCAAGCTGCAAAATAAAAAATGGACCAATTTTGGTATAAAAAATGAAGCTAAATAGTGTTCTTTAAAAAACGATCTAATTCCGGGAGGATCATCTCGGGTGTGAGTTGTAGGTAGAGTTCTTCTGGGTTTTTTTCTATTTTTTTGCGTTCTTCAAAAGTAAAATCAGCAAATAAATTGGGTTTCATTTCTAACAAATGCACGGAGTGGTGTTTTATTCCATCTTCAAAACTAGCCCAGTGGTCTTTGTTTACATACGGCGAAAAAATGGTAAAAGTGGGCTTGTTTAATGCCTTAGCGATATGCACTGTGCCTCCTTCATTTGCCACCAAGGCGGTACATTGGTTCATTATTTGTATAAAATCACGAATGTTTTTGGCGTATATATCCAGCAGAATATTGGATTTATTTTTGCAAAGAGCGTAAATCTTTTGCGCTTCTTGTTTTTGATTTGGAGCGTAATTAAAAAGTACTTTTACTTCATAATTAGATGTTATAAAGTCTGCCATCTGGGCTACGTAGGCGTATGGCATAGATTTTTGAGGCGTACTGCCTAAGATGCCAAGTACCACAATCTTTTGGTTGGCATGTTCTCCTAAATAGTTTTGTGTTTGTTCTTTGGTGGTCAAAAATATTTTGGGCTCATAATCTATGGATTCAAAAGATCCTGCTTGCTGTAATAAATGGATTCGGTCTTCAATTGCTTTGCCGCAAATTTTTGTTTTTTCTTTAGCAATAGCTACAGGATTGGTGTAATATCCTAAGTTTCCTAATTTTTTTCGGCTTTTATGGCCTATGGTTTGTTTGGCTCCTGAGAATTTACAAATTAAACGGCTTTGTGTTTTAGAGTATGGGTCAAAAATAATATCGTACTTTTCTTTCCTAACAGCACGGATAGTCTTAAAAAGAACGTCGATTTTTTTGAGTTCTTGGTCATTTATACTAATAATTTTATCTATATTGGGATTGTTAACCAACACGCCATGTGTAAAGTCATACGCCATAAAATGAATTTCACTATCGGGATGTTTTGCTTTAAAATTATTTGCAATCACAGAGCTGATTAGTACATCTCCAATACGCTTGTTTTGTATGATTAAAACTTTTTTCATAAAATTATTTCTTGTTGCAAAGTACTATTTTTTATACTTTTAAACCAAATAAAAACTACCGAACGTGAAAATTATACTGCATCCAAAATACTTGAGCCACAAAGAAGCTATATTACAGTTAGTTGCAACCTTTTTTGACCAAGGAGAGCTTATTGTACAAGGATCCCGAAATACCATTAAGTCTAATTTTTTGGGAAACCAAAAGGTAAATATTAAGTTTTTTGCAAAACCAGGAGTTTTTAAATCCATTATATATTCTTTTTTTAGAAGCACTAAGGCAAAGCGTTCTTTTGATTATGCCAATTATTTATTGGAGCATAACATACGCACTCCGTTTCCGGTGGCTTATCTAGAGGATCGCAATGGTTGGAATCTTTTGGCAGAGAGCTATTATCTGTGCCAACAGTTGGATTATGATTTTACGATACGGGAGTTAATACACCAACCTTGGTTTGTGGATCGGAACCTGATTTTGCAACAGTTTGCCCAATTTACGTACCAGATGCATCAGGCACGCATTAATTTTTTAGACCACTCGCCCGGAAATACGTTGGTGGTTCAAACCGGTGCTCAAAAATATGATTTTTATCTTATAGATTTAAATAGAATGCGTTTTGAAGATTTATCTATAGAACAAAGAATGGATAATTTTAAAAAAATGTGGCTCTCTAAAACCATGGTTAAAGTAATTGCCAAGGCTTATGCAGAGTTGAGTGGGTATCCAGAGGAGCAGTTACAGGCTATTTTGCTCCAAAAAACCACTTCTTTTAAAAAGAAAATTACCCAAAAAAAATACCTAAAGCGCAAATTAGGTCGGTTGTACCAAAAAAAACCTACCTCTTAAAAATAGATTTAAGGGTAGGCTTTGGTGTGTGGATGTGGTAGCGGGAACTAAACCGCTACATTGTATTCGCGCAAGGCGTCATTCAATGAAGTTTTGAGGTCTGTAGAGGCTTTTCTTTGTCCGATGATCAATGCACAAGGAACCTGAAACTCTCCTGCGGCAAATTTCTTGGTATAACTCCCTGGAATTACTACAGAACGTGCCGGAACAAATCCTTTTACTTCCACAGGCTCTGGACCAGTAACATCAATAATTTTGGTAGAGGCAGTCAAGCAAACGTTAGCTCCCAAAACAGCTTCTTTACCTATATGTACTCCTTCTACAACAATACAACGAGAACCTATAAAAGCACCATCTTCAATAATAACAGGGGCAGCTTGTAGGGGTTCTAGTACTCCGCCAATACCTACACCACCGCTTAGGTGTACGTTTTTGCCTATTTGAGCACAACTTCCGACGGTGGCCCAAGTGTCTACCATGGTTCCTTCGTCTACATAGGCTCCAATGTTTACATAACTAGGCATCAAGATTACACCGCTAGAAATATAAGCACCATAACGTGCTACGGCATTTGGAACTACTCGGATTCCTTTTTCGGCATAGCCTGTTTTTAGGAGCATTTTGTCATGGTATTCAAAAATCCCAGACTCCCAAGTTTCCATTTTTTGAATAGGAAAATACAGCACCACGGCTTTCTTAACCCATTCATTTACTTGCCACGCATCACCTTTGGGTTCTGCAACACGTAATTTTCCAGAATCTACCAATGCAATTACGTCTCTAATTGCCTTTGTAGTAGTTTCTTCTTGCAACAAAGCTCTGTTTTCCCAGGCTTTCTCTATAATGATCTGTAATGATTCCATGTGTGATTTGTTTTTAGCAAATATAATTGGATTTTTTATAATCCCGAAAGCCTTTTAAGAATACTCACATAATTGTTTTTATTGTTTCATAAACAACAGTAGGGAGCTCTAGGTCTAGAATTGTTTTGGGGATTATGCTGCTGCAAAAAGGCCACAGATATTCTGCCTCTTGCTTAGGTGTGGCAAAACCACCACCAAGCAACTACGCTTGGTATTATACCAACATATTGCAGTATCTTTGTGGTTTTAAATCTATTTATTATGCCTAGAATTCTCTCCATAGACTACGGACAAAAACGCACCGGAATAGCCGTTACCGATGAATTGCAACTTATCGCTTCGGGATTAACAACCATACCTAGCGCAACAGCAATTGCATTTTTAAAAGAATATTTTGCCAAAGAAAACGTAGAGGCAGTACTAATAGGAGAGCCCAAACAAATGAATGGGCAGCCCTCAGAGAGTGCATCGGTTATAAAAGGATTTGTAACCCATTTTACCAATCATTTTCCGGATATGAAAGTTATCAGAATGGACGAAAGATTTACCTCCAAAATGGCTTTTCAGACCATGATTGCTAGCGGACTAAACAAAAAACAAAGACAAAACAAGGCTTTGATAGACGAAATAGCCGCTACAATCTTGCTTCAGGATTATTTAACCAGCAAACGGTTTTAAGCATCATACAGCTGTCCATGTATAATAATCTAAGTATTTAAAATTTCTAACTTTTCTAGTTTAGAATATGCTTTTTTTTGCCATTATAAAAAGTATCTTTGCATTTTAAAATATTTTGCTATGCCTGATACAACCATACGTTCAAATACTGAAGTAGTTCTGATAGGAGCTGGAATTATGAGTGCCACACTTGGTTTAATTCTAAAAGAACTACAGCCGGATATTAAAATAGAAATTTTTGAAAGATTAGATATTGCTGCAGCCGAGAGTTCTGATGCTTGGAACAACGCAGGAACAGGTCACTCTGCATTCTGTGAGCTCAATTACACCCCGGAACAAAAAGATGGCAGTATTGATCCACAAAAAGCAATTAGTATTGCAGAATCTTTTGAGGTTTCTAGACAATTTTGGGCTTATTTAGTAGAAGAAGGTAAAGTTCCTTCGCCTGAAAATTTTATAAAAAGTATCCCGCACTTGAGTTTTGTATGGGGAGAAAAAAACGTAGCATACCTTAAAAAGAGATTCCAAGTTTTACAACAAAACCAGTTGTTTAAAGACATGGTTTTTAGTACTGATTTAAAAGAACTAGAGCAATGGATGCCACTGGTGATGGAAGGAAGGGAAACAAAAGAAAAAGTAGCTGCTACAAGCATGAAAATAGGCACGGATGTTAATTTTGGAGCCCTAACCAGAAGCATGTTTTCGTATTTAAGCACCCTAGATGGCGTAACCATTCATTACAATCATGAGGTGGATAGATTGAGACAAAACGACGATGCAAGCTGGAGAATAAAAATCACAGATCTTGCCACTGGTCAAAAAAGAAAAGTGTACACCAAATTTGTTTTTATTGGCGCAGGTGGTGGCTCTTTGCCTTTGTTAGAAAAAGCAAACGTTCCAGAAGGCGAAGGGTATGGTGGTTTTCCGGTTAGTGGACAATGGCTCAAATGTACCAATCCCGAAGTTATAGCAAAACACGCCGCCAAAGTATATGGTAAGGCCAGTGTAGGCGCACCTCCAATGTCTGTACCACACATTGATTCTAGAATGATCAATGGCGAAAAACAATTATTATTTGGCCCATTTGCAGGGTTTTCTACCCGATTTTTAAAGAACGGATCCTATTCCGATTTACCCTTATCAATAACCACAGACAATATTTGGCCAATGATTTCGGCCGGAATAAAAAACATTCCGTTAACCAAGTATTTAATTGAGCAAGTACGCCAATCTACAGAAGATAGGATAAAAGCGCTACGAGAATATGTGCCTAATGCCAAATCTGAAGATTGGGTAATAGAACGCGCAGGACAACGGGTACAAGTTATCAAAAAAGACGAAAAAGAAGGAGGTATATTAGAATTTGGTACAGAGGTAATCACCACCTTAGATGGTTCTCTTGCGGTTTTGTTAGGAGCCTCACCTGGTGCCTCAACGGCGGTTTCTATTATGCTAGATCTAGTAGCACGTTGTTTTAAAGAGCAAGCAGCTAGCCCAGAGTGGCAAACCAAGTTTAAAGAAATGATTCCATCTTATGGGCAAACCCTAAATGATAATCCAGAGCTTTCGGATCAAATCAGAAAGCATACATCGGTTGTCTTAAATTTAAACCAACACTAAACTGCTTTTTTTTAGATTGTTATAAAGCCCAATGACTTAGAGTTATTGGGCTTCTTTTATAACCACCAATGCTTGGGTAGATTTAACAATATTTTCGGACAAATTATTTAGCCAAATGAGTTGTTCAATGATTAAATGCGCCTCCTGCATTTTTAACTGAAATTCCTGGTCCTTAATTTCTTTTCTATTTTTTAACTCTCGGACTCTTATATTTTTTAGCGCCGTAAAATGCTTGCTGATATCCTCACCAACAATTTGATGCGACACTGAGGTTTGTTTTTGATTCAATACAAGGGTAGCATATTCTAGATTTTGGATCACCCGATCTACAACTGCGTTAAATGCTTGGGATGCTTCGGAGGTTTTATGGGATTGAATGTAGGTGCCAAGCGAGGCCACAGAAGAAAGTAAACTATGATTAAGAACCGTAAGTTTGTAGAGCTGCGGGAGTTGGTCTTGTTTGGATTTTGGTTCTTGCACCATTCTCTGAAAAGAAGCCATTAAATTTCCGATGGCAATAAAAGCATGCTTGCGAGCCAATCGGTAGGAGCTAGGAACCTCTCCTTTTTTGTTATAAAAAATAGAAATTTGTTGGAGATAATTTTGGTTGGCCAGAATGGATTTTTCTAAAAACACCGGCACATTCAAAAACTCCCAAGAGGGCCAAATAAAGCTGTTTGCCAAAAAAGATAACAAGGCACCCACCAGTGTATCCAAAACCCGGTATTGTATTACATCTACAATATTTGGAGTCAGAATTCCGTACACAAAAATCACATATACGGTTATAAAAGTAGCACCGATTTTGTAATTGGTAGGAGTAAAAGAATATCCTAAAATCATGGCTATAATGGTAAGTCCACCAATGATTTGGGGTTGTTGTACAAAATATAAAATTCCAAAAGCAATTGTCCCTCCCATAAAGGTGCCAATTATTCTATGGTAGGTACGTTGTTTGGTGAGTCCGTAGCCCTGTCTCATAATAACAACAATGGTCAAAATGATCCAATAGGTATTCTCAAAAGGCAGTATTTGACCGATTATAAAACCTACTAAAAGCGTAATGGTTAAGCGCAAAGAATGTCTAAAAACAGTAGAAGAAAAACTAAAATTTTCAATTAACGTTTGTAGTGGGTAGTATTGCGGTGTGATAAATTTTTCTAAATCCTTGTCTTTATTTTTGAAATCAGACACCGTACTTTTGGAAGTCAGGGTGCGCTCCAAAATTTTTATTTTTTCAACTTGCTTTTCGGCATAATGCAACATGGTAGTTAGCATAAAAACCCCTTCGTCTGCCGCTTCGCCACCAACCTGACTTTGGTACTCTGCAATAGCCAGCTCTAGGGCATATAGATCCTTAATGAGATCTTGTTTTGCGTTATAAACCGTACCATTCTCCAGAGTTTTGGCTAGTTTTTTTAAGTTTTTGGCTAGGTTTGCAGCCAAATTTTGATAGGTATTTAATACAATAGGATGGGCGTCAAACTTTTGATGCAATTTGGCATGATCAAAGGAGTTAGAAACCGCTAATTCCATTATTTCTACCAGAGAGATAAAAATCATTAGCATTTTTCTGTTTTGATCAGAAGAGCCTGTATTGGCTCTATTCAGGACCAATACCTCTCTAATGTTTTCTTGTATAATATTGAGTTCTACCTGGAGGTAGAGCTGTTTTTTAGTAATTTCTTCTCGGTCCGATTTTAATTTCCATAAATTACCTCTTAGTTTTAAATATTTAGAAGTAAGCTGCATACATTGCGCAATTTGTAATTGGATATACCGGTGCGGGCGCACATAATGAAACAGCACAGAAATAAACAAATAAAATAGACCACCACTGAGCACAAGCCCAGAATATTTTAAAATATCCCAACCAGTTTGTATGTGTGCAAAGGTTAAGGATAAAGCCAGTAAACCAGAAAAAGAAGTCATGCTTGCACGCTGGCCATATACCGAAATCATGGACAAACTAAAAACAAGAACCACCAATAGCGTATAAAAAATAATCGGATAGGGATAGGCTAAGTTAATAACCAAATTGAGACCAGACACAATAAAAGCGGTTACAAGAATACCATTTACCTTATGGGTTAAATTACTGGGAATATCACTCGGATAGGTAAAAAAAGCACCCAATGCCATGGTGAAACCCATTTCAAAATGCCCTAAATAAGTAAACAACAGTACCGGAAAAACAGAGGCAATGGTAACTTTTAGGGCACTTGTGAAATCCGTAGAATCAACAAATTTTTGTATTTTAGAAAACATAATATGTATAGTTACCAACAAAGGTATGGTTTGTTGGTATAGCAAAGCCCAAGTTAGCACGAATTAAGTTTAAATTATAAAAAAATACTATTTATCAACCAGTAATTATTCATTGTCTAAAAATTTACTATTTTTGCCATCCGTAATCAAGAATAGCAAACACGCAATGCGGGGCAATTAATACTTAATATAATTACAATGATTTTACCAATTATAGGATACGGAGATCCGGTACTAAGAAAAGTAGGAGAAGACATTTCAAAAGACCATCCAGATTTGAAAGAAACCATTGCTAACATGTACGAAACAATGTATAATGCTTCTGGAGTTGGGCTTGCTGCGCCACAAGTAGGCAAGGCCCTGCGTCTATTTGTTATAGATACGACACCCTTTAGTGATGATGAAGATTTAGAAACCGAAGAGCAAAACCAACTAAAAGGCTTCAAAAAAACCTTTATTAATGCCAAAATGATTGCCGAAGATGGCGAAGAATGGTGTTTTAATGAAGGTTGTTTAAGTATTCCAGATGTTCGGGAAGACGTGTATAGAAACGAAAGAATTACTATAGAATATTGCGAAGAAGATTTTGTGGTAAAAACAGAAATATTTGATGGTTTGATAGCTAGAGTAATCCAACACGAATACGATCATATAGAAGGAATATTATTTACGGATAAAATCTCGTCTCTAAAAAAACGATTGATACA
Proteins encoded in this region:
- a CDS encoding polysaccharide deacetylase family protein is translated as MNRLPILMYHNVIPNQALSSGLSIAAQNLESQFSYLMEAGFTSFHFSDLESKTILPKKSVVITFDDVTVNQLIYAVPLLKKYHLKATFFVPLAYLGKADLWNQGKEPIMTVEQLQQLDDNIELGLHSYAHNKYAAMSEAEIMQDFEKCFATIAQNKLKVAPILAYPYGNYPKKDPQKTRFVSILKQHSIAFGLRIGNKRNRFPFQNPYEITRIDIKGQDSLLRFKLKLRFGKLKLF
- a CDS encoding glycosyltransferase family 2 protein, giving the protein MSTLSVIIPTYNEIDYIEDAVKSVGFADQIIVVDSFSSDGTKEKAIHLGCVVLERKFDTFSNQKNHAIATATGDWILFIDADERVSQKLKLEILSVLNTAQHAGYKLRFPHFYMNRFLYHKVDRVTRLVKNKNIRFSGDVHEKLHVEGSTGTLQNFMIHYTYKGLFALLQKKDSYAWYQANTSYKRGKKTTYFHLMFKPLYRFFSSYILKRGFMDGIPGLALASINAYGVFSRYVKLILIQRNLK
- a CDS encoding glycosyltransferase family 2 protein, yielding MQKNISVIISTYNSAEWLKKVIWGYNTQTYRNFEMVIADDGSRQETKDLIEDLKKEVFFPIIHVWHPDNGFQKSQILNKAILACTTDYIMMSDGDCIPRSDFVEQHIKFREEGFFLSGGYHKLPMALSESITQENIYSGQCFSVSWLKKNGMKASFKNNKIHAKGLFSTISNFLTPTTPSWNGHNASGWKQDLLAINGFDERMQYGGQDRELGERLVNYGIKPKQIRYSTVCLHLDHPRGYATPESIHKNKNIRKETKLQNKKWTNFGIKNEAK
- a CDS encoding glycosyltransferase family 9 protein; translated protein: MKKVLIIQNKRIGDVLISSVIANNFKAKHPDSEIHFMAYDFTHGVLVNNPNIDKIISINDQELKKIDVLFKTIRAVRKEKYDIIFDPYSKTQSRLICKFSGAKQTIGHKSRKKLGNLGYYTNPVAIAKEKTKICGKAIEDRIHLLQQAGSFESIDYEPKIFLTTKEQTQNYLGEHANQKIVVLGILGSTPQKSMPYAYVAQMADFITSNYEVKVLFNYAPNQKQEAQKIYALCKNKSNILLDIYAKNIRDFIQIMNQCTALVANEGGTVHIAKALNKPTFTIFSPYVNKDHWASFEDGIKHHSVHLLEMKPNLFADFTFEERKKIEKNPEELYLQLTPEMILPELDRFLKNTI
- a CDS encoding lipopolysaccharide kinase InaA family protein, with amino-acid sequence MKIILHPKYLSHKEAILQLVATFFDQGELIVQGSRNTIKSNFLGNQKVNIKFFAKPGVFKSIIYSFFRSTKAKRSFDYANYLLEHNIRTPFPVAYLEDRNGWNLLAESYYLCQQLDYDFTIRELIHQPWFVDRNLILQQFAQFTYQMHQARINFLDHSPGNTLVVQTGAQKYDFYLIDLNRMRFEDLSIEQRMDNFKKMWLSKTMVKVIAKAYAELSGYPEEQLQAILLQKTTSFKKKITQKKYLKRKLGRLYQKKPTS
- a CDS encoding 2,3,4,5-tetrahydropyridine-2,6-dicarboxylate N-succinyltransferase produces the protein MESLQIIIEKAWENRALLQEETTTKAIRDVIALVDSGKLRVAEPKGDAWQVNEWVKKAVVLYFPIQKMETWESGIFEYHDKMLLKTGYAEKGIRVVPNAVARYGAYISSGVILMPSYVNIGAYVDEGTMVDTWATVGSCAQIGKNVHLSGGVGIGGVLEPLQAAPVIIEDGAFIGSRCIVVEGVHIGKEAVLGANVCLTASTKIIDVTGPEPVEVKGFVPARSVVIPGSYTKKFAAGEFQVPCALIIGQRKASTDLKTSLNDALREYNVAV
- the ruvX gene encoding Holliday junction resolvase RuvX: MPRILSIDYGQKRTGIAVTDELQLIASGLTTIPSATAIAFLKEYFAKENVEAVLIGEPKQMNGQPSESASVIKGFVTHFTNHFPDMKVIRMDERFTSKMAFQTMIASGLNKKQRQNKALIDEIAATILLQDYLTSKRF
- a CDS encoding malate:quinone oxidoreductase gives rise to the protein MPDTTIRSNTEVVLIGAGIMSATLGLILKELQPDIKIEIFERLDIAAAESSDAWNNAGTGHSAFCELNYTPEQKDGSIDPQKAISIAESFEVSRQFWAYLVEEGKVPSPENFIKSIPHLSFVWGEKNVAYLKKRFQVLQQNQLFKDMVFSTDLKELEQWMPLVMEGRETKEKVAATSMKIGTDVNFGALTRSMFSYLSTLDGVTIHYNHEVDRLRQNDDASWRIKITDLATGQKRKVYTKFVFIGAGGGSLPLLEKANVPEGEGYGGFPVSGQWLKCTNPEVIAKHAAKVYGKASVGAPPMSVPHIDSRMINGEKQLLFGPFAGFSTRFLKNGSYSDLPLSITTDNIWPMISAGIKNIPLTKYLIEQVRQSTEDRIKALREYVPNAKSEDWVIERAGQRVQVIKKDEKEGGILEFGTEVITTLDGSLAVLLGASPGASTAVSIMLDLVARCFKEQAASPEWQTKFKEMIPSYGQTLNDNPELSDQIRKHTSVVLNLNQH
- a CDS encoding FUSC family protein is translated as MFSKIQKFVDSTDFTSALKVTIASVFPVLLFTYLGHFEMGFTMALGAFFTYPSDIPSNLTHKVNGILVTAFIVSGLNLVINLAYPYPIIFYTLLVVLVFSLSMISVYGQRASMTSFSGLLALSLTFAHIQTGWDILKYSGLVLSGGLFYLFISVLFHYVRPHRYIQLQIAQCMQLTSKYLKLRGNLWKLKSDREEITKKQLYLQVELNIIQENIREVLVLNRANTGSSDQNRKMLMIFISLVEIMELAVSNSFDHAKLHQKFDAHPIVLNTYQNLAANLAKNLKKLAKTLENGTVYNAKQDLIKDLYALELAIAEYQSQVGGEAADEGVFMLTTMLHYAEKQVEKIKILERTLTSKSTVSDFKNKDKDLEKFITPQYYPLQTLIENFSFSSTVFRHSLRLTITLLVGFIIGQILPFENTYWIILTIVVIMRQGYGLTKQRTYHRIIGTFMGGTIAFGILYFVQQPQIIGGLTIIAMILGYSFTPTNYKIGATFITVYVIFVYGILTPNIVDVIQYRVLDTLVGALLSFLANSFIWPSWEFLNVPVFLEKSILANQNYLQQISIFYNKKGEVPSSYRLARKHAFIAIGNLMASFQRMVQEPKSKQDQLPQLYKLTVLNHSLLSSVASLGTYIQSHKTSEASQAFNAVVDRVIQNLEYATLVLNQKQTSVSHQIVGEDISKHFTALKNIRVRELKNRKEIKDQEFQLKMQEAHLIIEQLIWLNNLSENIVKSTQALVVIKEAQ
- the def gene encoding peptide deformylase, which translates into the protein MILPIIGYGDPVLRKVGEDISKDHPDLKETIANMYETMYNASGVGLAAPQVGKALRLFVIDTTPFSDDEDLETEEQNQLKGFKKTFINAKMIAEDGEEWCFNEGCLSIPDVREDVYRNERITIEYCEEDFVVKTEIFDGLIARVIQHEYDHIEGILFTDKISSLKKRLIQKKLKNITEGKTFQDYRMKFIAKKGR